A stretch of the Streptomyces venezuelae genome encodes the following:
- a CDS encoding helix-turn-helix domain-containing protein: MDQPAEIGRRVQQLRTRGGMTQRQLAEPAYSAAYISTLESGRVRPSETALRFLATRLGTTYEELATGRPAHLATELRLALTDAQRTLATGAADEAAGHYRSLLAEAERLELPAEQAEAQLGLGDCALESGELPAARGHFAAAEALLSGEPLPRRARAIRGRAVAHLLAGELRYACYLLESTIEELEARGLADPEALVMLYAAVISPYIDMGAHARAAHAAETALALAPQVGDPALVAGMHRQVARTFLAEGRTADADASLAKAQSMYRQLRLATDLAHCHWMRGYVKAQSGELTAAEEELRTARSILAARRAALYTAQVEVELADVLRRLGRHGEAAELLSGVLDLDDHHGAVHAGGAHRLLGLMAEERGDTEAAEEHYVRALALLERSGATGDLADLCRLLGDLLRRAGRTEAALDAYRTGLGHRAAIGTTTLGPAPPGPC; this comes from the coding sequence GTGGACCAACCGGCCGAGATCGGCCGACGGGTGCAGCAGCTGCGCACCCGCGGCGGTATGACCCAGCGGCAGCTCGCCGAGCCCGCCTACAGCGCGGCCTACATCTCCACCCTGGAGTCCGGCCGCGTCCGTCCCTCCGAAACGGCGCTGCGCTTCCTCGCCACCCGCCTCGGCACCACCTACGAGGAACTCGCCACCGGCCGCCCCGCCCACCTGGCCACCGAACTCAGGCTCGCCCTGACCGACGCGCAGCGGACACTGGCCACCGGCGCGGCCGACGAGGCGGCCGGCCACTACCGGAGCCTGCTCGCCGAGGCGGAACGCCTGGAACTGCCCGCAGAACAGGCCGAGGCGCAGCTGGGCCTCGGCGACTGCGCCCTGGAATCCGGTGAACTTCCCGCGGCACGCGGTCACTTCGCCGCGGCCGAGGCGCTGCTGTCCGGCGAACCACTGCCGCGCCGGGCCCGCGCCATCCGCGGCCGGGCCGTCGCCCACCTCCTCGCGGGGGAGCTCCGGTACGCCTGCTACCTGCTCGAATCGACCATCGAGGAGCTGGAAGCCCGCGGCCTGGCCGACCCCGAGGCGCTGGTGATGCTGTACGCGGCCGTCATCAGCCCGTACATCGACATGGGTGCGCACGCCCGCGCGGCCCATGCCGCCGAAACGGCCCTCGCCCTGGCCCCGCAGGTCGGCGATCCCGCCCTGGTGGCCGGGATGCACCGGCAGGTGGCCCGGACCTTCCTCGCCGAGGGGCGCACCGCCGACGCCGACGCCTCGCTCGCCAAGGCCCAGTCGATGTACCGGCAGCTCCGGCTGGCCACCGACCTCGCGCACTGTCACTGGATGCGCGGCTACGTCAAGGCCCAGAGCGGAGAACTCACCGCTGCCGAGGAGGAGTTGCGTACGGCCCGGAGTATTCTCGCCGCCCGGCGGGCCGCCCTCTACACCGCACAGGTGGAGGTCGAGCTGGCCGATGTCCTGCGCCGCCTCGGCCGGCACGGGGAGGCCGCCGAGCTCCTGTCCGGCGTACTGGACCTGGACGACCACCACGGCGCCGTGCACGCCGGCGGGGCCCACCGGCTCCTCGGCCTCATGGCCGAGGAGCGCGGTGACACCGAAGCGGCCGAGGAGCACTACGTACGTGCCCTGGCCCTGCTGGAACGCAGCGGGGCCACCGGTGACCTCGCCGACCTGTGCCGGCTCCTGGGTGATCTGCTGCGCCGTGCGGGCCGGACCGAGGCCGCCCTCGACGCGTACCGCACCGGCCTGGGCCACCGGGCCGCCATCGGCACCACCACCCTGGGCCCGGCTCCGCCCGGCCCCTGCTGA